In Pontibacillus halophilus JSM 076056 = DSM 19796, the genomic window CACCCCTTCACGAATCGCACTCAGAATCTCTTCCTGACGCTGTTGATCAATCGTTTGATCAAGACGTGGAGCCTTGCCAAAATAGCGATTTTGGAGCATCTTCTGTAGCTCACTACCTCCAAATTCAGCCTGTGCCTCTCCAATCACATAGATTGCGTCCCCCGCTTCTTTCGCATGCTGCGTCGTGATGTGCTCGATGTCTTCAATCAAGCCGACCATCCCAATCGTAGGCGTCGGATAAATGGACGAATCACCGCTTCCGTTGTAAAGCGATACATTCCCTGAAATTACAGGTACATGAAGCGCTTGGCACGCCTCCGCCATTCCAGCAACCGTCTGCTCCATCTCCCAGAACACTTCAGGCTTCTCAGGGTTTCCGAAGTTCAGGCAATTTGTTAGAGCAAGGGGCTCTGCCCCGCTGCACACCAAATTACGAGCGGCTTCTGAAACCGAAATGGCTCCTCCGTTCTTCGGATCGAGATGAATATAGCGAGAATTACAATCGGTCGTCATGCTAATCGCCTTATTGCTCCCTTTAATCCGAAGCACGGCCGCATCAGACCCAGCGTGTACGACCGTATTCGTTTGTACCATTGAATCGTACTGCTCATACACGGAAGCCTTGCTCGCAATCGTTGGCTGACGAAGCAACCCGTAAAGCGTTTGTGCGTAATCCTCCACTACAGGAACATAGGCTGCTTCCTCTTTCTGAATCCTTGGAGTAGACAGATGATGATAAATAGGGGCGTCATCTGTTAAGGAAGACACCGGTACACGCGTGACGCATTCATCTCTGTGCCACAGTTCAAACACCGGTTCTGAAATTACTTCTCCAATCGCCACCGCTTCCAGGTCATACTTCTTGAAAATGTGTTGAATCTCAGCTTCACGACCCTTCTCGACTACGAGCAGCATCCGTTCCTGCGACTCAGAAAGCATCATTTCATAAGGCGTCATGTTCTCTTCTCGTTGTGGCACGAAATCCAAATTCATCGAGATCCCCGTACCAGCCTTACTTGCCATTTCACTCGCTGATGATGTGAGTCCGGCCGCCCCCATATCTTGCATGCCAACTAGGGCATCACAGTGTATGGCTTCAAGACACGCTTCAATAAGCAGCTTCTCCATAAATGGATCGCCAACCTGCACAGACGGTCGCTTGCTTTCGGACTCGTCATTGAGCTCCTCGGAGGCAAAGGTCGCACCGTGAATGCCGTCTCTTCCTGTTGCTGCCCCAGCATACAACACGGTATTGCCAACACCATCCGCTACCCCTTTTTGAATCTCATCGTGGTTAATGAGTCCGACGCACATCGCGTTGACGATTGGATTCCCCTCATAGCACGAATCGAAATAGACTTCGCCCCCAACAGTCGG contains:
- the purL gene encoding phosphoribosylformylglycinamidine synthase subunit PurL, whose amino-acid sequence is MLRTLEPSPDAIFNEGIYREFGLKEEEYARIVKTLGRRPNFTETGIYSVMWSEHCSYKSSRPLLKQFPTKAPRVLQGPGEGAGIIDIGDNEALVFKMESHNHPSAVEPYQGAATGVGGIVRDVFSMGARPIALLNSLRFGELTSDRVRYLFREVVHGISGYGNCIGVPTVGGEVYFDSCYEGNPIVNAMCVGLINHDEIQKGVADGVGNTVLYAGAATGRDGIHGATFASEELNDESESKRPSVQVGDPFMEKLLIEACLEAIHCDALVGMQDMGAAGLTSSASEMASKAGTGISMNLDFVPQREENMTPYEMMLSESQERMLLVVEKGREAEIQHIFKKYDLEAVAIGEVISEPVFELWHRDECVTRVPVSSLTDDAPIYHHLSTPRIQKEEAAYVPVVEDYAQTLYGLLRQPTIASKASVYEQYDSMVQTNTVVHAGSDAAVLRIKGSNKAISMTTDCNSRYIHLDPKNGGAISVSEAARNLVCSGAEPLALTNCLNFGNPEKPEVFWEMEQTVAGMAEACQALHVPVISGNVSLYNGSGDSSIYPTPTIGMVGLIEDIEHITTQHAKEAGDAIYVIGEAQAEFGGSELQKMLQNRYFGKAPRLDQTIDQQRQEEILSAIREGVVQSAHDVAEGGLAVALAESLFQFEHGCDVTIEGNLTNELFSETQSRYVVTVRDEDRSAFQRVVGDARYIGKVTNDGRFRIRDGRGVVIDENVSSLHEAWKGAIPCLMKSEG